The genomic DNA GATGCCCACTGAGGGATACCCTGTCCTGGGGAAGATGGGCCCCCTGTGGGGGTCTGGCCTGTAGGGTTTGTCTGGCTCTGGTTGGGGGGCTGGGGTGGGGTTTGAAAGGTGAGTCAGAGGGGTGTGTTGTCGTTGCTGCTGTGGATGCTGGGGGTGGTTTAGGGGTACGGCTGTGGCTGTGTTGTGGGACCTCTGTTGTTTAGGAAGTTtgtcgtaggtgtgtgtgtgttgactccaggtgtgtgtgtgttgactccaggtgtgtgtgtgtcgtgtgtgtgtgtttgcggtctccctgtccctgtgtggtgttggtgcgtgtCTAAGTGTATCCATGTGTAATCTGGGATTGGGGTTAGCGCTGTGTCTGTTGCGGCTCCTCAGTGAGCTAAACACCATATCACACCCGTCCACAGTGCACCTGTGCTTAATCTTCAGGTGTACCGCGTTGTAGTGGATCTTCAAGGTTCCTTTGTCATAGAAGCTCTTGTCGCAGGCACCACAGCAAACCCTGCCCTTACGGAGGGAGGGCGAGACCTCTGGGAAGAGCCAGCCcttagggagggaggaggagcaggggggagAGGACACGTCAGGGAAGAGCCAGCCCttagggggggagggggagcaggggggagaggacacatcaggGAAGAGCCTGTCGTTacggagggaggaggatgaggaggggcgGGACACTACACGGAACAGGCTCTGGGCCAGcttagaaagagaggaggaggaggatggagaggaggaagagagggaggaggaggaagagagggaggaggtgttGTTGCTGTCGTTGTTGGACAGCCCAAAGTTTTTCTTCTGTAGCTCAGGGTTGGTTACTTGATAACTGAGTCGACGACGGGGGAGGCGTTGATCGTCATGGTTACCGGCCGGCTGCTGCTGGTCGTGGTCACGGTGTGGCTGCCCTGACGACGACCTCTTCGGTGACTCGTTGTGTTCAGGTTTAGGTTCCATCGTCTTGGTCCCAGTTCCGTTTCCTATTTCTCCTCCTAGACCGTTAACGGCAGCCGGTACCGGACTCACCAGGTTACCGTATGGAAACACAGACAGGGACCCAGACTCAGACACGCTGCTTTCTGACTGGTGCTGTGGTCCTTCACTCCGTTTGACCCTCCCGGGCCTCCGTAGTCCACCCAGCCTGGTGGGAGGGGCCAAACCCTGTAAGGGGGAGGGGCTATGGAACTGGAATGGgaggagcatagagagactggCAGGAAAGTTATCAAAATGGTGGAGATTGGCAGGACTGCCCTTCTCAAAATGGTGCCCAGTCGCCGGAATGCCCTTCTCAAAGTGGTGGCCCTTCTCAAAATGGTGAACACTCACAGGACTGCCCTTCTCAAAATGGTGAACACTCACAGGACTGCCCATCTCAAAATGGCCGCTCTGCCTGCTGCTCTCAATGAACGCTTGGATGTTGGAGACCGTCCGGGAGGAGGAGGGACCAGAGAGGTCATTTCCCAGCGAGTCCTGAAAGGTCATGAGCTCTACGATTGTCCGCGTTTCTCCGAACCTCAGGAACTGTTGTAGAGTCACAATCTCTTCCTTATGACAGACCACTGTCCAACGCTCCAATACGCTGCCGGAAGAGttctagaggaggagagaggaggggggacagtACAGACtctgtgagcatagccttgctattgagaaatgcCACTATAGGCAGATCTGGTTCTCTAGAGCAGACAGGcaatgtgctcactgcccacaaaatgaggtggaaactgagctgcacttcctaacctcctgcccaatgtatgaccatatgagagacacatatttccctcagattacacagacccacaaagaatttgaaaacaaacccaattttgataaactcccatatctcctgggtgaaataccacagtgtgccatctcAGCAGCAATATCTGAAATGTatctattcttttggaacttgtgtgaTATATTTGTGATATATATTTGTGATATATTTATCCTGcgtggtgcagcggtctatggCACCGCCATGCTAGAGGATTCACTACAgagtagtatgtatcctctatcctccctacctgtagtatgtatcctctatcctccctacctgtagtatgtatcctctatcctctatcccccctacctgtagtatgtatcctctatcctctatcccccctacctgtagtatgtatcctctatccccctacctgtagtatgtatcctctatcctctatcccccctacctgtagtatgtatcctctatccccctacctgtagtatgtatcctctatccccctacctgtagtatgtatcctctatcctctatccccctacctgtagtatgtatcctctatcctctatcccacctacctgtagtatgtatcctctatcctctatccccctacctgtagtatgtatcctctatcctctaccccctacctgtagtatgtatcctctatccccctacctgtagtatgtatcctctatcgtcctacctgtagtatgtatcctctatccccctacctgtagtatgtatcctctatccccctacctgtagtatgtatcctctatcctctgtccccctacctgtagtatgtatcctctatcctctatccccctacctgtagtatgtatcctctaccccctacctgtagtatgtatcctctaccccctacctgtagtacgtatcctctatcccctacctgtagtatgtatcctctaccCCCCTACCTGTAGTACGTATCCTCtaccccctacctgtagtatgtatcctctatccccctacctgtagtatgtatcctctatcctctatccccctacctgtagtatgtatcctctatcctctacccctacctgtagtatgtatcctctaccccctacctgtagtacgtatcctctatcccctacctgtagtatgtatcctctacccccctacctgtagtacgtatcctctatcccctacctgtagtatgtatcctctaccccctacctgtagtatgtatcctctatccccctacctgtagtatgtatcctctacccccctacctgtagtatgtatcctctatccccctacctgtagtatgtatcctctacccctacctgtagtatgtatcctctatccccctacctgtagtatgtatcctctatcccccctacctgtagtatgtatcctctatcctctatccccctacctgtagtatgtatcctctatcctctatccccctacctgtagtatgtatcctctatccccctacctgtagtatgtatcctctatccccctacctgtagtatgtatcctctatcctctatccccctacctgtagtatgtatcctctatccccctacctgtagtatgtatcctctatccccctacctgtagtatgtatcctctatccccctacctgtagtatgtatcctctatccccctacctgtagtatgtatcctctatcctctatcccctacctgtagtatgtatcctctatcctctatccccctacctgtagtatgtatcctctatccccctacctgtagtatgtatcctctatccccctacctgtagtatgtatcctctatcctctatccccctacctgtagtatgtatcctctatccccctacctgtagtatgtatcctctatccccctacctgtagtatgtaccctctatcctctatccccctacatgtagtatgtatcctctatcctctatccccctacctgtagtatgtatcctctatcccctacctgtagtatgtatcctctatccccctacctgtagtatgtatcctctactccccctacctgtagtatgtatcctctatcctctatccccctacctgtagtatgtatcctctatcctctatccccctacctgtagtatgtatcctctacccccctacctgtagtatgtatcctctatccccctacctgtagtatgtatcctctacccccctacctgtagtatgtatcctctatccccctacctgtagtatgtatcctctatccccctacctgtagtatgtatcctctatccccctacctgtagtatgtatcctctatccccctacctgtagtatgtatcctctatccccctacctgtagtatgtatcctctatcccccctacctgtagtatgtatcctctatccccctacctgtagtatgtatcctctatcctctatccccctacctgtagtatgtatcctctatcctctatccccctacctgtagtatgtatcctctatccccctacctgtagtatgtatcctctaccccctacctgtagtatgtatcctctacccctacctgtagtatgtatcctctatcctctaccccctacctgtagtatgtatcctctatcctctatccccctacctgcagtatgtatcctctatccccctacctgtagtatgtatcctctatccccctacctgtagtatgtatcctctgtccccctacctgtagtatgtatcctctgtccccctacctgtagtatgtatcctctacccccctacctgtagtatgtatcctctatcccctacctgtagtatgtatcctctatacccctacctgtagtatgtatcctctatccccctacctgtagtatgtatcctctatcctctatccccctacctgtagtatgtatcctctatcccctacctgtagtatgtatcctctatccccctacctgtagtatgtatcctctatcccccctacctgtagtatgtatcctctatcccccctacctgtagtatgtatcctctatccccctacctgtagtatgtatcctctatccccctacctgtagtatgtatcctctatccccctacctgtagtatgtatcctctatccccctacctgtagtatgtatcctctatcctctatccccctacctgtagtatgtatcctctatcctctatccccctacctgtagtatgtatcctctatcctctatccccctacctgtagtatgtatcctctatccccctacctgtagtatgtatcctctatccccctacctgtagtatgtatcctctatcacccctacctgtagtatgtatcctctaccccctacctgtagtatgtatcctctatccccctacctgtagtatgtatcctctacccccctacctgtagtatgtatcctctatcccccctacctgtagtatgtatcctctatcccctacctgtagtatgtatcctctatccccctacctgtagtatgtatcctcttatcctctatccccctacctgtagtatgtatcctctatcctctatcccccctacctgtagtatgtatcctctatcccccctacctgtagtatgtatcctctatccccctacctgtagtatgtatcctctatccccctacctgtagtatgtatcctctgtccccctacctgtagtatgtatcctctgtccccctacctgtagtatgtatcctccccctacctgtagtatgtatcctctatccccctacctgtagtatgtatcctctatacccctacctgtagtatgtatcctctatccccctacctgtagtatgtatcctctatcctctatccccctacctgtagtatgtatcctctatcccctacctgtagtatgtatcctctatcccccctacctgtagtatgtatcctctatccccctacctgtagtatgtatcctctatcctctatcccccctacctgtagtatgtatcctctatcccccctacctgtagtatgtatcctctatccccctacctgtagtatgtatcctctatccccctacctgtagtatgtatcctctatccccctacctgtagtatgtatcctctatcctctatccccctacctgtagtatgtatcctctatccccctacctgtagtatgtatcctctatccccctacctgtagtatgtatcctctatccccctacctgtagtatgtatcctctatcctctgtccccctacctgtagtatgtatcctctatcctctatccccctacctgtagtatgtatcctctaccccctacctgtagtatgtatcctctatcccctacctgtagtatgtatcctctatccccctacctgtagtatgtatcctctatccccctacctgtagtatgtatcctctatccccctacctgtagtatgtatcctctatccccctacctgtagtatgtatcctctatccccctacctgtagtatgtatcctctatccccctacctgtagtatgtatcctctatccccctacctgtagtatgtatcctctatccccctacctctagtatgtatcctctatccccctacctgtagtatgtatcctctatcctctatcccctacctgtagtatgtatcctctatcctctatccccctacctgtagtatgtatcctctatcctctatcccctacctgtagtatgtatcctctatccccctacctgtagtatgtatcctctatcctctatccccctacctgtagtatgtatcctctatcctctacccccctacctgtagtatgtatcctctatccccctacctgtagtatgtatcctctatccccctacctgtagtatgtatcctctatcctctatccccctacctgtagtatgtatcctctatccccctacctgtagtatgtatcctctatccccctacctgtagtatgtatcctctatcctctatcccctacctgtagtatgtatcctctatcctctaccccctacctgtagtatgtatcctctatcccctacctgtagtatgtatcctctatcccctacctgtagtatgtatcctctatccccctacctgtagtatgtatcctctatccccctacctgtagtatgtatcctctatcctctatccccctacctgtagtatgtatcctctatccccctacctgtagtatgtatcctctaccccctacctgtagtatgtatcctctaccccctacctgtagtatgtatcctctaccccctacctgtagtatgtatcctctatcctctatccccctacctgtagtatgtatcctctatcccctacctgtagtatgtatcctctatcccccctacctgtagtatgtatcctctatccccctacctgtagtatgtatcctctatccccctacctgtagtatgtatcctctatccccctacctgtagtatgtatcctctatcctctatccccctacctgtagtatgtatcctctatccccctacctgtagtatgtatcctctatccccctacctgtagtatgtatcctctatccccctacctgtagtatgtatcctctatcctctatccccctacctgtagtatgtatcctctatccccctacctgtagtatgtatcctctatcctctatccccctacctgtagtatgtatcctctatccccctacctgtagtatgtatcctctatcctctatccccctacctgtagtatgtatcctctatccccctacctgtagtatgtatcctctatccccctacctgtagtatgtatcctctatcctctacccccctacctgtagtatgtatcctctatccccctacctgtagtatgtatcctctatcctctatccccctacctgtagtatgtatcctctatcccctacctgtagtatgtatcctctatcccccctacctgtagtatgtatcctctatccccctacctgtagtatgtatcctctatcctctatccccctacctgtagtatgtatcctctatcctctatcccccctacctgtagtatgtatcctctatcctctgtccccctacctgtagtatgtatcctctatcctcctacctgtagtatgtatcctctaccccctacctgtagtatgtatcctctatccccctacctgtagtatgtatcctctatccccctacctgtagtatgtatcctctatcctctatccccctacctgtagtatgtatcctctatcctctatccccctacctgtagtatgtatcctctatccccctacctgtagtatgtatcctctatcctctatccccctacctgtagtatgtatcctctatccccctacctgtagtatgtatcctctatccccctacctgtagtatgtatcctctatcctctatccccctacctgtagtatgtatcctctatcctctatccccctacctgtagtatgtatcctctatccccctacctgtagtatgtatcctctatccccctacctgtagtatgtatcctctatcctctatccccctacctgtagtatgtatcctctatcctctacccccctacctgtagtatgtatcctctatccccctacctgtagtatgtatcctctatccccctacctgtagtatgtatcctctatccccctacctgtagtatgtatcctctatccccctacctgtagtatgtatcctctatcctctatccccctacctgtagtatgtatcctctatcctctatccccctacctgtagtatgtatcctctaccccctacctgtagtatgtatcctctatcccccctacctgtagtatgtatcctctatcccccctacctgtagtatgtatcctctatcccccctacctgtagtatgtatcctctatcccccctacctgtagtatgtatcctctatccccctacctgtagtatgtatcctctatccccctacctgtagtatgtatcctctacaGTAATCTTGAAGGGTCCACCCCAGACTGTTTAGAATGTATAGAACCTGCAACACATAAATAGTTGAGAGCTGTTAGAAAACAGAAGATAATTTAACACAGAACGGCATGAATTTTTTAAAAAAATGAGATTTtgtgtcaatgatctacacacatGATGTCGACATTTCATTATGGTTATCAAAAGTTTTTTGAAAATAATTAACAAAagaaaaaagctgaaatgtcttgagtcattaAGTGTTCCACCCTTTTGTTCTGACTAAATAAGTTCTGGAGTCAAATGTAACAAGTCACaaaaatagtgtttaacatgatttttgaaggaCAAGAGtgaacattccaggtgaagctggttgagagaatgccaagagtgtgcaaagggtggctactttgaagaatctcaaatataaaatatattttcatttgtttaacactttttttggttactacatgactccatacgagttatttcatagtgttgatgtcttcactattattctacaatgtagaaaatagtcaaaataaagaaaaacccttggatgAGTAGGTGTGCTACAACTTTTCACCGGTAGTGTATAAGCATTaggtattattatttttattattctaGTTATTCTAGTTATTATTATTGAATATGTAGTGATATTATTATTAGTGTAGCTATTATTCTTGTtagctgtaacggcgttcttcgtttgtagaaagagagtcggaccgaaatgcagcgtggtggttttactcatgtctttaatgaatgaaatgacgatacatgaaaataacgtaatatacaaaaacaacaaaacggaacgtgaaacctaattacagcctatctggtgaaactacacagagacaggaacaatcacccacgaaatacacagtgaaacccaggctacctaaatacggttcccaatcagagacaacgagaatcacctgactctgattgagaaccgcctcaggcagccaagcccatacaacacccttactcagccgcgatcccaatgcctacaaaaccccaatacgaaataccacaaaataaacccatgtcacaccctggcctgaacaaatatataacaaaaacacagaacactatgaccaaggcgtgacattagCATTATTTTTATAGTAATTATTCTTATTGTTATAAATATTGTTATTTAGTGTTGTCATTAttcatattgttgttgttgttattattacttAGTGTTATTATTATTGCTATTACTGTCATTAAGAGTTACCATACCTGATCCCGGGTCAGTACACTGAGCAGTCTGTCTAATAGGATCTTCAGTCTGATGGGGAGAGCCGTGGCTCCATAAAGGACCAGGGAGGCCAGGTCAAATACTACCCCAGGATGGGCCACCTCTACTTGGGTAGCAGAGAGCAGGGGCTGGGCGGGCTGGAAGAGCTTGTCCAATGCTGGAGgttgaggagggagagggcaaAAGATACACAATATGGTCACAGCAATaaaatgtctctgtgtctctctctgtctctgtctctgtctgtctctgtctctgtctctgtctctgtctctctctctctctctctctctctctctctctctctctctctctctctctctctctctctctctctctgtttccctctcctctctctgtctccctctctctctctgtctctctctctctctctctctctctctctctctctgtctcctctctctctctgtctctcctctctctgtctcttcactTTAATACAGGCAAcaggtttaataataataataatgtaaatacataaaaataataattgaaaTATTTAAATACTCATTTAAATAATTATAACAATGACATCGTCCTTTATCAGAAGGTTGGCTACTAGACCTAACGgtttaacactgtatatacaaaagcaTGTGGATCAGGTTGAATGGTCCTCTCTTAAGTCCCCGTAGATCACTTCATTTCTCCCTTTTCGATCACAAAGCTCTTCTGCACAAGCTTCCAACATCACACTGCTGTGTTAAAGTATGTAAATACAGGGCACCAACCCGCTCACAGGGTTGGTTAATCTGCCTTTAGTTTTAACCAGTGGCGGTGGACGATCATGTTTTAAATTACCTTATTTCTATACTACAGCTGGATGACTGTcattaggttactgtcattcatattcacccagttcaatgtaacagtgacaggtttaggttactgtcattcatattcacccagttcaatgtaacagtgacaggtttaggttactgtcattcatattcacccagttcaatgtaacagtgacaggtttaggttactgtcattcatattcacccagttcaatgtaacagtgacaggtttaggttactgtcattcatattcacccaggtcaatgtaacagtgacaggtttaggttactgtcattcatattcacccagttcaatgtaacagtgacaggtttaggttactgtcattcatattcacccagttcaatgtaacagtgacaggtttaggttactgtcattcatattcacccagttcaatgtaacagtgacaggtttaggttactgtcattcatattcacccagttcaatgtaacagtgacaggtttaggttactgtcattcatattcacccagttcaatgtaacagtgatgggtttaggttactgtcattcatattcacccagttcaatgtaacagtgaaaggtttaggttactgtcgttcatattcacccagttcaatgtaacagtgatgggtttaggttactgtcattcatattcacccagttcaatgtaacagtgacaggtttaggttactgtcattcatattcacccagttcaatgtaacagtgacaggtttaggttac from Oncorhynchus keta strain PuntledgeMale-10-30-2019 chromosome 23, Oket_V2, whole genome shotgun sequence includes the following:
- the LOC127911135 gene encoding zinc finger protein basonuclin-2-like, with amino-acid sequence MSPNLDQVIRCTQVNCTCQCFRPAKTNLRICDHCRHGWVAHALDKLFQPAQPLLSATQVEVAHPGVVFDLASLVLYGATALPIRLKILLDRLLSVLTRDQVLYILNSLGWTLQDYCRGYILQNSSGSVLERWTVVCHKEEIVTLQQFLRFGETRTIVELMTFQDSLGNDLSGPSSSRTVSNIQAFIESSRQSGHFEMGSPGIPATGHHFEKGSPANLHHFDNFPASLSMLLPFQFHSPSPLQGLAPPTRLGGLRRPGRVKRSEGPQHQSESSVSESGSLSVFPYGNLVSPVPAAVNGLGGEIGNGTGTKTMEPKPEHNESPKRSSSGQPHRDHDQQQPAGNHDDQRLPRRRLSYQGWLFPDVSSPPCSSSLPKGWLFPEVSPSLRKGRVCCGACDKSFYDKGTLKIHYNAHPQQQRQHTPLTHLSNPTPAPQPEPDKPYRPDPHRGPIFPRTGYPSVGITAPLSSFQTQLLVSSLGEVQPLSQFYRATRQTSPLPSSSSLLDQLASSSGSVEGAKALGSCNQGGWCTSANPAPKKKPRKSSMPLKMEKKVTVSTEECRRQGEEEEREEEEGEGNRTEAV